A window from Actinomycetota bacterium encodes these proteins:
- a CDS encoding type II toxin-antitoxin system death-on-curing family toxin — MPSEFLTTRFVLAIHRDLIDTFGGSPGVRDEGLLESALAQPQATAGGRLLHRTVFDQAAAYLFHVCANHPFIDGNKRAGFAAMDTFLRRNGYRLVLGDEDAYRLALGVAEGTIGKREVSSRLRRNCERSQ, encoded by the coding sequence TTGCCAAGTGAGTTCCTGACGACTCGGTTCGTCCTGGCGATCCATCGGGACTTGATCGACACGTTCGGTGGCTCTCCGGGCGTTCGCGATGAAGGCTTGCTCGAGTCAGCCCTGGCGCAGCCCCAAGCGACCGCAGGGGGTCGGCTGCTGCATCGAACTGTTTTTGATCAGGCGGCGGCATACCTCTTCCATGTCTGTGCTAATCACCCGTTCATCGATGGGAACAAACGGGCCGGCTTCGCGGCGATGGACACTTTCCTACGTCGGAATGGTTACCGCCTTGTCCTGGGAGATGAAGACGCCTACCGACTTGCGCTGGGCGTGGCGGAGGGGACGATCGGCAAGCGGGAAGTGTCCTCTAGGCTGCGAAGGAACTGTGAACGCTCACAGTAA